The following are encoded in a window of Conger conger chromosome 19, fConCon1.1, whole genome shotgun sequence genomic DNA:
- the LOC133119162 gene encoding aldo-keto reductase family 1 member D1-like isoform X1 yields the protein MSLTAKNKSVSLSDGNRIPLLGLGTYGDPRTTPKGTTYESVKAAIDVGYRHLDGALVYFNEGEVGHAIRDKIADGTVKREDIFYCGKLWNTFHPPELVRPALERTLKTLQLDYVDLYIVELPIAFKPGDAFYPQDENGKYIYHETDLCATWEALEACKDAGLTKSLGVSNFNRRQLELILNKPGLKHRPVSNQVECHPFFTQPKLLEYCRQNDIVIVGYSPLGTSRDASWVNLKSPPLLEDPLLIAIGKKHNKSSAQVALRFNVQRGVVVIPKSFNLERIKHNSQIFDFSLTEEEMEAVEGLNKNVRFVELLMWSDHPEYPFHDDY from the exons ATGAGTTTGACGGCGAAGAACAAATCGGTCTCCCTGAGCGACGGAAACAGAATTCCATTACTCGGACTGGGGACCTACGGTGATCCGCGTACT ACGCCGAAAGGCACTACTTACGAGTCGGTGAAGGCGGCGATTGACGTTGGCTACCGGCACCTCGACGGGGCCCTTGTGTACTTCAACGAGGGCGAGGTGGGCCATGCCATACGGGATAAGATAGCAGACGGGACCGTGAAGAGAGAGGACATCTTCTACTGCGGCAAG CTGTGGAACACCTTCCACCCCCCGGAGCTGGTCAGACCCGCCCTGGAGAGGACGCTGAAGACCCTGCAGCTGGACTACGTGGACCTCTACATTGTGGAGCTTCCCATCGCCTTCAAG CCTGGAGACGCGTTTTACCCGCAGGATGAGAACGGAAAATACATCTACCACGAGACAGACCTCTGCGCCACGTGGGAG GCTCTGGAAGCCTGCAAAGACGCGGGTCTAACCAAGTCCCTCGGCGTGTCCAATTTCAACCGTCGGCAGCTGGAGCTGATCCTGAACAAACCAGGGCTGAAACACAGACCTGTCTCCAACCAG GTGGAGTGCCATCCCTTCTTCACTCAGCCCAAACTCCTGGAGTACTGTCGGCAGAACGACATCGTCATCGTGGGGTACAGTCCACTGGGGACCTCCAGAGACGCCTCCTG GGTCAATCTGAAAAGCCCACCTCTCTTGGAAGATCCTCTCCTGATTGCCATCGGGAAAAAGCACAACAAATCGTCTGCCCAGGTGGCTCTGCGGTTCAATGTCCAGAGAGGGGTCGTCGTCATCCCCAAAAGCTTCAACCTGGAGCGCATCAAACACAACAGCCAG ATATTCGACTTTTCCCTGACTGAAGAGGAAATGGAAGCCGTCGAGGGGCTCAACAAAAACGTCCGCTTCGTGGAGCTTCTCAT GTGGAGTGACCATCCCGAGTACCCATTCCACGACGATTACTGA
- the LOC133119162 gene encoding aldo-keto reductase family 1 member D1-like isoform X2: protein MWVPRTGVWKHCCNRSEINWCRIIRKRRLTPKGTTYESVKAAIDVGYRHLDGALVYFNEGEVGHAIRDKIADGTVKREDIFYCGKLWNTFHPPELVRPALERTLKTLQLDYVDLYIVELPIAFKPGDAFYPQDENGKYIYHETDLCATWEALEACKDAGLTKSLGVSNFNRRQLELILNKPGLKHRPVSNQVECHPFFTQPKLLEYCRQNDIVIVGYSPLGTSRDASWVNLKSPPLLEDPLLIAIGKKHNKSSAQVALRFNVQRGVVVIPKSFNLERIKHNSQIFDFSLTEEEMEAVEGLNKNVRFVELLMWSDHPEYPFHDDY, encoded by the exons atgtgggtcccaaggactggagtttggaaacactgctgtaaccgttcagaaatcaattggTGTAGGATAATCAGGAAACGCCGATTG ACGCCGAAAGGCACTACTTACGAGTCGGTGAAGGCGGCGATTGACGTTGGCTACCGGCACCTCGACGGGGCCCTTGTGTACTTCAACGAGGGCGAGGTGGGCCATGCCATACGGGATAAGATAGCAGACGGGACCGTGAAGAGAGAGGACATCTTCTACTGCGGCAAG CTGTGGAACACCTTCCACCCCCCGGAGCTGGTCAGACCCGCCCTGGAGAGGACGCTGAAGACCCTGCAGCTGGACTACGTGGACCTCTACATTGTGGAGCTTCCCATCGCCTTCAAG CCTGGAGACGCGTTTTACCCGCAGGATGAGAACGGAAAATACATCTACCACGAGACAGACCTCTGCGCCACGTGGGAG GCTCTGGAAGCCTGCAAAGACGCGGGTCTAACCAAGTCCCTCGGCGTGTCCAATTTCAACCGTCGGCAGCTGGAGCTGATCCTGAACAAACCAGGGCTGAAACACAGACCTGTCTCCAACCAG GTGGAGTGCCATCCCTTCTTCACTCAGCCCAAACTCCTGGAGTACTGTCGGCAGAACGACATCGTCATCGTGGGGTACAGTCCACTGGGGACCTCCAGAGACGCCTCCTG GGTCAATCTGAAAAGCCCACCTCTCTTGGAAGATCCTCTCCTGATTGCCATCGGGAAAAAGCACAACAAATCGTCTGCCCAGGTGGCTCTGCGGTTCAATGTCCAGAGAGGGGTCGTCGTCATCCCCAAAAGCTTCAACCTGGAGCGCATCAAACACAACAGCCAG ATATTCGACTTTTCCCTGACTGAAGAGGAAATGGAAGCCGTCGAGGGGCTCAACAAAAACGTCCGCTTCGTGGAGCTTCTCAT GTGGAGTGACCATCCCGAGTACCCATTCCACGACGATTACTGA